From the Cumulibacter manganitolerans genome, one window contains:
- a CDS encoding alpha/beta fold hydrolase, protein MCAPPTRRSTRRPTQLTGNSASAYSPRIIERPGRRTGATPGCMRESRMIRRTWQNIDLDAWQQACTEDPQLQEFLIAADVTFGLRSADQSVQFVCRDGQLQGARSDQPDSADFTLSAAPEDWSKFFQAVPPPSYQNFFGMRMRVASAAVEGSELAMAQHIQIARRVLEIGRMTANGGTSGKPDTGPDVPAASKAAIRSGYVQIETGQGPLDIFYETAGQGPDVLLLHTAGADGRQYHDVMTDPLLTSRCRLVTFDLPGHGRSDMIPGAAFGSYSLTTDYYADTVFAVIDALQLHTPVVSGSSMGGEICLEAALRAAGRLRGVIACSATDHVPGRRVPWARNPQVDETVFVPEWVYGLMSPTSPERYRRKVWWGYSQGGFNTFKGDIDFYSGEWDARERVAQIDTRDCPVVMMTGEYDYSCTPAMSAATASRIPGATFWEMAGQGHFSMAENPPLFAEYFIRALDHLGV, encoded by the coding sequence ATGTGCGCACCTCCGACGCGGCGCAGCACGCGACGGCCGACGCAATTGACAGGAAATTCGGCCTCTGCCTACAGTCCCCGGATCATCGAACGACCAGGGCGCCGCACCGGCGCCACTCCGGGATGCATGAGGGAGAGCCGCATGATTCGGCGCACCTGGCAGAACATCGATCTGGACGCCTGGCAGCAGGCATGTACAGAAGACCCGCAGCTGCAGGAATTCCTGATCGCCGCCGACGTGACCTTCGGCCTTCGCTCGGCCGATCAGTCCGTCCAGTTCGTCTGTCGCGACGGTCAGCTGCAGGGCGCGAGGTCCGACCAACCGGACTCTGCTGATTTCACGCTGTCGGCCGCGCCGGAGGACTGGTCGAAGTTCTTCCAGGCCGTTCCACCTCCGTCGTACCAGAACTTCTTCGGGATGCGGATGCGCGTGGCGTCCGCAGCCGTCGAGGGCAGCGAGCTCGCCATGGCTCAGCACATCCAGATCGCCCGTCGGGTACTGGAGATCGGCCGAATGACGGCGAACGGCGGAACGTCCGGAAAACCGGACACGGGCCCCGACGTGCCCGCTGCGAGCAAGGCGGCGATCCGGTCGGGCTACGTCCAGATCGAGACCGGTCAGGGGCCGCTGGACATCTTCTACGAGACGGCCGGACAGGGTCCTGACGTCCTGCTGCTGCACACCGCGGGAGCGGACGGGCGCCAGTACCACGACGTCATGACCGATCCCCTGCTGACGTCACGGTGCCGGCTCGTCACCTTCGATCTGCCGGGCCACGGACGGTCGGACATGATTCCCGGAGCTGCGTTCGGGTCCTACTCCCTCACGACCGATTACTACGCCGACACGGTCTTCGCCGTCATCGATGCACTCCAGCTCCACACCCCGGTGGTCAGCGGATCCTCGATGGGCGGCGAGATCTGCCTGGAGGCTGCCTTGCGGGCGGCCGGCCGCCTCCGCGGCGTCATCGCCTGCTCCGCGACCGATCACGTTCCGGGCCGCAGGGTGCCGTGGGCACGCAATCCCCAGGTCGACGAAACCGTGTTCGTGCCTGAGTGGGTGTATGGCCTGATGTCCCCCACGAGCCCCGAACGCTATCGCCGCAAGGTCTGGTGGGGATACTCGCAGGGAGGATTCAACACGTTCAAGGGCGACATCGACTTCTACAGCGGTGAATGGGACGCCCGTGAACGCGTCGCACAGATCGACACCCGCGACTGTCCCGTCGTGATGATGACCGGGGAATACGACTATTCCTGCACGCCGGCCATGTCGGCTGCGACCGCCTCGCGCATCCCCGGCGCGACGTTCTGGGAGATGGCCGGACAAGGACATTTCTCGATGGCCGAGAATCCCCCATTGTTTGCCGAGTACTTCATCAGAGCGCTGGACCACCTCGGCGTCTGA
- a CDS encoding ABC transporter permease, with protein sequence MLRYILRRVLISIALLVVASFVCFGLVQLLGDPIADWAEGQRQRNPNGAESAIAAAYQKAGLNKPFFTRYVEWLGHFVTGDWGTTVNPGRTPVEVQPIIMHSLSITVRLVLIATILSILLGMLIGVISAVRQYSVFDYGLTGFTFLMFSMPLFCIAVILKIGGIRFNDWLVSLGADRWLVTAGYPPGGFQGGFGEQFLQFTGVYLLPTLSLMAISFAQYSRFQRASMLEVLNADYVRTARAKGLNGRTVIWKHAFRNALIPVVTLAALSLGQVFSGAIITETVFGWQGMGFQLVRYVHYKEPYMILAWMIVTAVFIIAFNLIADIVYTVLDPRIRLD encoded by the coding sequence ATGCTTCGCTACATCTTGCGGCGCGTGCTGATCTCGATCGCACTGCTCGTCGTAGCCTCCTTCGTCTGCTTCGGCCTGGTACAGCTGCTCGGCGATCCGATCGCCGACTGGGCCGAGGGACAGCGGCAACGCAATCCGAACGGCGCCGAGTCCGCGATCGCGGCGGCGTACCAGAAAGCGGGGCTGAACAAGCCCTTCTTCACCCGCTACGTCGAGTGGCTGGGCCACTTCGTCACGGGCGACTGGGGGACGACGGTCAACCCGGGCCGGACGCCGGTCGAGGTGCAGCCGATCATCATGCACTCGTTGAGCATCACGGTCCGGCTGGTGCTGATCGCGACCATCCTGTCGATCCTGCTCGGCATGCTCATCGGCGTCATCTCCGCGGTGCGCCAGTACTCGGTGTTCGACTACGGCCTCACCGGCTTCACCTTCCTCATGTTCTCGATGCCGCTGTTCTGCATCGCGGTGATCCTGAAGATCGGCGGCATCAGGTTCAACGACTGGCTGGTGTCCCTCGGCGCGGACCGCTGGCTGGTCACCGCCGGCTATCCCCCGGGCGGATTCCAAGGCGGCTTCGGCGAGCAGTTCCTGCAGTTCACCGGGGTATACCTGCTGCCGACGCTCTCGCTCATGGCGATCTCGTTCGCGCAGTACTCCCGCTTCCAGCGAGCCTCGATGCTGGAGGTGCTGAACGCCGACTATGTGCGCACCGCCCGCGCCAAGGGCCTCAACGGCCGCACGGTCATCTGGAAGCACGCGTTCCGCAATGCGCTCATCCCGGTCGTGACGCTCGCTGCGCTGTCCCTGGGGCAGGTGTTCTCCGGCGCCATCATCACCGAGACGGTGTTCGGATGGCAGGGCATGGGCTTCCAGCTCGTGCGGTACGTGCACTACAAGGAGCCGTACATGATCCTGGCGTGGATGATCGTCACCGCGGTCTTCATCATCGCCTTCAACCTGATCGCAGACATCGTTTACACGGTTCTCGACCCGAGGATTCGCCTTGACTGA
- a CDS encoding ABC transporter ATP-binding protein has translation MTTETMIDQQPVEPHNTDALLSVRGLNVSFPTDDGLVTAVRNVSFDLHSGEALGIVGESGSGKSVSAMALMGLLPKSAQITGSVMFAGKELVGMPEKELQKIRGNGIAMIFQDPMTSLNPVMSVGRQLAEAYNAHNKVSKQATRARVIETLTAVGIPQPDKRAKQYPHEFSGGMRQRAMIAMAVINRPRLIIADEPTTALDVTVQAQILETLQSLQHEGDAAVMFITHDLGVVAAITDRAQVMYAGTVVETGPVHDVLKTPKMPYTAGLIASIPKSSGASGRLTPIKGAPPSLINIADGCTFAPRCYMARPECDTAEPPLVDVDGPTHKSRCYFWPEVTRIDRAPAAGSSRAQEETDV, from the coding sequence ATGACGACGGAGACGATGATCGACCAGCAGCCGGTGGAGCCGCACAACACCGACGCGTTGCTGTCGGTGCGCGGCCTGAACGTGTCCTTCCCGACCGACGACGGGCTGGTCACCGCCGTCCGCAACGTGTCCTTCGACCTGCACTCCGGTGAGGCGCTCGGCATCGTGGGCGAGTCCGGATCGGGCAAGTCCGTCTCGGCGATGGCGCTCATGGGCCTGCTGCCCAAGAGCGCCCAGATCACCGGGTCGGTGATGTTCGCGGGCAAGGAGCTCGTCGGCATGCCGGAGAAGGAGCTGCAGAAGATCCGCGGCAACGGCATCGCGATGATCTTCCAGGACCCGATGACCTCCCTGAACCCGGTGATGTCCGTCGGGAGGCAGCTGGCGGAGGCGTACAACGCGCACAACAAGGTCTCCAAGCAGGCCACCCGCGCGCGGGTGATCGAGACCCTGACGGCGGTCGGCATCCCGCAGCCGGACAAGCGCGCCAAGCAGTACCCGCACGAGTTCTCCGGCGGCATGCGCCAGCGCGCCATGATCGCCATGGCCGTCATCAACCGGCCCCGGCTGATCATCGCGGACGAGCCGACGACCGCGCTGGACGTGACCGTGCAGGCGCAGATCCTGGAGACGCTCCAGTCGCTGCAGCACGAGGGCGACGCCGCGGTCATGTTCATCACCCACGACCTCGGGGTCGTCGCCGCGATCACCGATCGCGCCCAGGTGATGTACGCCGGCACGGTCGTGGAGACCGGACCCGTGCACGACGTGCTGAAGACGCCCAAGATGCCGTACACGGCGGGGCTGATCGCCTCGATCCCGAAGTCGAGCGGGGCGAGCGGTCGGCTCACGCCGATCAAGGGCGCTCCCCCGTCGCTGATCAACATCGCCGACGGGTGCACGTTCGCGCCGCGGTGCTACATGGCGCGACCGGAGTGCGACACCGCCGAGCCGCCGCTGGTGGACGTCGACGGTCCGACCCACAAGTCGCGGTGCTACTTCTGGCCAGAGGTGACGAGGATCGACCGCGCGCCCGCCGCCGGATCGAGCCGCGCGCAGGAGGAGACGGACGTATGA
- a CDS encoding GNAT family N-acetyltransferase, translating into MVVGLEALQARAAEVECLLARTRAPATARWLPTLAWLRHHRELTPWTVLLRRNGALVGAAPLVRARRRFGYRVGTIGESSLPSALPAVDTVSARALAAAVHRHLRALRAPWVLRLDYLEITDPVLVALMREVPRAVSSRQYSPRLVFQEGTPLNAHLSPNTRSALAKARNRIKRDSLRSEMRWTSDASEISAIVPELIALYQRRTIQLGQNVSLLADAGYRQYFADMVHALAQDGSCRLLTHRLNSELAGYALCLQSADILDVYSNRMAPEWMRYSAGALANAEVIRMAHGDPVISAVDWGTGLQRYKLSGAATMYPHRCLEAWSSDLAYHAWRTIRRAREGRTRGSGGAR; encoded by the coding sequence GTGGTCGTCGGGCTCGAGGCGCTTCAGGCGCGCGCCGCAGAGGTGGAATGCCTGCTGGCGAGGACCCGGGCGCCGGCCACCGCCCGGTGGCTGCCCACGCTCGCCTGGTTGCGCCATCACCGCGAGCTGACGCCGTGGACCGTCCTGCTGCGCCGGAACGGCGCGTTGGTCGGCGCCGCGCCGCTGGTGCGCGCGCGGCGTCGATTCGGCTACCGGGTCGGCACCATCGGTGAGAGCAGTCTGCCCAGCGCGCTCCCGGCGGTCGACACCGTCAGCGCGCGCGCTCTGGCCGCCGCGGTCCACCGGCATCTTCGCGCGCTTCGCGCACCCTGGGTCTTGCGGTTGGATTATCTGGAGATCACCGACCCCGTGTTGGTCGCGCTGATGCGCGAGGTGCCTCGCGCTGTCAGCTCGCGGCAGTACTCGCCCCGGCTGGTGTTCCAGGAGGGCACTCCCCTGAACGCCCATCTCTCGCCCAACACCCGCTCCGCCCTTGCCAAGGCGCGTAATCGCATCAAGCGGGACAGCCTGCGCAGCGAGATGCGATGGACGTCGGATGCGAGCGAGATCAGCGCGATCGTCCCGGAGCTGATCGCGCTCTATCAACGCAGGACCATCCAGCTGGGCCAGAATGTCTCGCTGCTCGCGGACGCCGGCTACCGCCAGTACTTCGCAGACATGGTGCACGCCCTCGCACAAGACGGGAGCTGCCGCCTTCTCACCCACCGGCTGAACTCGGAGCTCGCCGGTTACGCCCTCTGTCTACAGAGCGCGGACATCCTCGACGTCTACTCCAACCGCATGGCGCCGGAGTGGATGCGGTACAGCGCTGGCGCGTTGGCCAACGCCGAGGTGATCCGCATGGCACACGGCGATCCGGTGATCTCGGCCGTCGACTGGGGCACAGGACTCCAGCGGTACAAGCTCAGTGGAGCTGCGACGATGTACCCTCACCGATGCCTGGAGGCGTGGTCCAGCGATCTGGCCTACCACGCGTGGCGCACCATCAGGCGCGCGCGCGAGGGGCGGACGCGGGGATCGGGGGGCGCTCGCTAG
- a CDS encoding ABC transporter family substrate-binding protein produces MSAAMLAGCSTASDSSSSSSGSAAGGGKGTLCPDDKEAAFHRPKVDESGGVTVGVEEIAHDYNNNTGAANNFANSGVSALLQPWAYIADSKLNVCQDGDLLDSVKVTSKDPQTVEYKISQKAVWSDGQPVACKDFYLQWLQAVSKGTTTGADGKAGPAFDPAGTSGYDQMQPPECPDGPEGKTVKTVYDTPYPDWKAVFTGMVPAHVVEKAAGGVDVTSFKADDTSPALSAFAQQYISLFSGLKPESSLSAGPYKLQSASEEQVVLVRNDKYWGPKGGPESITLKAMSDGQSQVQALQNQEVQVIQPQPDGALASQLKSSQGVVFNAYAGATYEHIDFNMSLPMFQGDDGKAIRKAFFQCVDRQEIIDKLVADVNPDTKPLGSFMFMPTQDGYKDIYKDVGKGDVKAAAKTLEDAGFKKGADGIYEKNGKKVEFRLGHKVIDNRAQISQLVQASCAKAGMKINDDVDQVFNSERLPASDFDTALFAWVGTPFKTASIPNYETNGGANYNKYSNPEFDKIAKQALQELDAKKLDDDLHKMDQIMADDQHSLPLYQFSDMVAQVEGLSPTLTYSGSMGGALWNAYEWVLKK; encoded by the coding sequence GTGTCTGCGGCAATGCTCGCCGGCTGTTCCACTGCCAGCGATTCGTCGTCATCGTCGTCCGGATCCGCCGCGGGCGGAGGCAAGGGCACGCTGTGCCCGGACGACAAGGAAGCTGCGTTCCATCGCCCCAAGGTCGATGAGAGCGGCGGCGTCACCGTGGGCGTCGAGGAGATTGCGCACGACTACAACAACAACACCGGCGCGGCGAACAACTTCGCGAACTCCGGCGTCAGCGCGCTCCTGCAGCCCTGGGCCTACATCGCCGATTCCAAGCTGAACGTCTGCCAGGACGGCGACCTGCTCGACTCGGTCAAGGTCACCAGCAAGGACCCGCAGACCGTCGAGTACAAGATCAGCCAGAAGGCCGTCTGGTCCGACGGCCAGCCCGTGGCGTGCAAGGACTTCTACCTGCAGTGGCTGCAGGCGGTCTCCAAGGGCACCACCACCGGCGCCGACGGCAAGGCCGGCCCTGCGTTCGATCCCGCCGGTACCTCCGGCTACGACCAGATGCAGCCGCCGGAGTGCCCCGACGGGCCCGAGGGCAAGACTGTGAAGACCGTGTACGACACCCCGTACCCGGACTGGAAGGCCGTGTTCACCGGCATGGTCCCCGCGCACGTCGTCGAGAAGGCTGCCGGAGGTGTTGACGTCACGTCCTTCAAGGCCGACGACACCTCCCCCGCGCTGTCCGCGTTCGCGCAGCAGTACATCAGCCTGTTCAGCGGCCTGAAGCCCGAGTCGTCGCTGTCGGCCGGCCCGTACAAGCTGCAGTCCGCCTCCGAGGAGCAGGTCGTCCTCGTCCGCAACGACAAGTACTGGGGCCCGAAGGGCGGCCCGGAGAGCATCACCCTCAAGGCGATGAGCGACGGCCAGTCGCAGGTCCAGGCCCTGCAGAACCAGGAAGTCCAGGTCATCCAGCCGCAGCCGGACGGCGCGCTCGCCTCGCAGCTGAAGTCGAGCCAGGGCGTCGTGTTCAACGCGTACGCCGGCGCTACCTACGAGCACATCGACTTCAACATGTCGCTGCCGATGTTCCAGGGTGACGATGGCAAGGCTATCCGCAAGGCGTTCTTCCAGTGCGTCGACCGCCAGGAGATCATCGACAAGCTCGTCGCCGACGTGAACCCCGACACCAAGCCGCTCGGCTCGTTCATGTTCATGCCGACCCAGGACGGCTACAAGGACATCTACAAGGACGTCGGCAAGGGCGACGTCAAGGCGGCCGCCAAGACCCTCGAGGACGCCGGCTTCAAGAAGGGTGCCGACGGCATCTACGAGAAGAACGGCAAGAAGGTCGAGTTCCGTCTGGGCCACAAGGTCATCGACAACCGGGCGCAGATCTCCCAGCTGGTCCAGGCGTCCTGCGCCAAGGCCGGCATGAAGATCAACGACGACGTCGACCAGGTGTTCAACTCCGAGCGGCTGCCCGCCTCGGACTTCGACACCGCGCTGTTCGCGTGGGTCGGCACCCCGTTCAAGACCGCCTCGATCCCGAACTACGAGACCAACGGCGGCGCGAACTACAACAAGTACTCCAACCCGGAGTTCGACAAGATCGCCAAGCAGGCCCTGCAGGAGCTCGATGCAAAGAAGCTCGACGACGATCTGCACAAGATGGACCAGATCATGGCCGACGACCAGCACTCGCTGCCGCTGTACCAGTTCAGCGACATGGTTGCCCAGGTCGAGGGTCTGTCGCCGACGCTGACCTACAGCGGTTCGATGGGTGGCGCGCTGTGGAACGCCTACGAGTGGGTCCTGAAGAAGTAG
- a CDS encoding haloalkane dehalogenase — MPSSEKPLEKKFADVLGRRMAYAEVGNGDPIVFLHGNPTSSYLWRNVIPHVQALGRCIAPDLIGMGDSQKLADSGPGSYRFVEHRRYLDELLEQLGVTERVTLVVHDWGSALGFDWANRHRDAVQGIVYMEGIVREVTWEDWPEAARGVFQGFRSEAGERLILEKNMFVERVLPASVLRPLTSAEMDVYRAPFLEPGEDRRPTLTWPREIPIEGEPADVCQIVNDYSNWLAASPVAKLFVNAEPGSILTGPQREFARTFPNQQEVTVAGIHFIQEDSPDEIGRAIADWYPTTSDSRRT, encoded by the coding sequence GTGCCGTCGTCCGAAAAGCCACTGGAGAAGAAGTTCGCGGACGTGCTGGGGCGTCGCATGGCGTACGCGGAGGTCGGTAACGGAGATCCGATCGTCTTCCTGCACGGCAACCCCACGTCCTCCTACCTCTGGCGGAACGTGATCCCCCACGTCCAGGCGCTCGGCCGGTGCATCGCCCCGGACCTGATCGGGATGGGCGACTCGCAGAAGCTCGCGGATTCTGGACCCGGCAGCTATCGGTTCGTCGAGCACCGTCGCTACCTCGACGAGCTCCTCGAGCAGCTGGGCGTCACCGAGCGGGTCACCTTGGTCGTGCACGACTGGGGGTCGGCCCTCGGCTTCGACTGGGCCAACCGTCATCGCGACGCCGTGCAAGGAATCGTCTACATGGAAGGAATCGTCCGTGAGGTCACCTGGGAGGACTGGCCGGAGGCGGCGCGCGGCGTGTTCCAGGGATTCCGGTCCGAGGCCGGGGAAAGGCTGATCCTGGAGAAGAACATGTTCGTCGAGCGCGTCCTTCCCGCCTCGGTCCTACGCCCTCTCACCAGCGCTGAGATGGACGTCTACCGCGCACCCTTCCTCGAACCGGGCGAAGATCGCCGGCCCACCCTCACTTGGCCGCGCGAGATACCGATCGAGGGCGAACCGGCTGATGTCTGCCAGATCGTCAACGACTACAGCAACTGGCTCGCCGCGAGTCCGGTGGCCAAGCTGTTCGTGAACGCCGAGCCGGGCTCGATCCTGACGGGGCCACAGCGCGAGTTCGCGCGCACGTTTCCCAACCAGCAAGAGGTGACGGTCGCAGGCATCCACTTCATCCAGGAGGACTCCCCTGACGAGATCGGCCGCGCGATCGCCGACTGGTACCCGACGACCTCAGATTCCCGCCGGACCTGA
- a CDS encoding GNAT family N-acetyltransferase has protein sequence MATREPGATTIKPLAVDTWDLFAALVERHNGIFGGCWCTWFHPACAERAKGYDGSRAFKQQLVATGAAHAALVVRPGDDGDEAIAWAQYGTPAELPNIHHRKQYLADLAAAQDAEPDYRITCVFVDRRFRQHGLVTTALHGALDLIAQAGGGVVEGYPHIPGERRLSSSFLYNGTRAVYERAGFEFVRPKGLKNTVMRRTVEPA, from the coding sequence ATGGCGACTCGGGAGCCCGGCGCGACGACGATCAAGCCCCTCGCCGTCGATACGTGGGACCTGTTCGCCGCGCTCGTCGAGCGGCACAACGGCATCTTCGGCGGGTGCTGGTGCACCTGGTTCCACCCCGCCTGCGCGGAACGCGCGAAGGGCTACGACGGCAGCCGAGCGTTCAAGCAGCAGCTCGTCGCGACGGGCGCCGCGCATGCTGCCCTCGTCGTTCGTCCAGGGGACGACGGCGACGAGGCGATCGCGTGGGCACAGTACGGAACGCCCGCGGAGCTGCCCAACATCCACCACCGCAAGCAGTACCTGGCCGATCTCGCGGCCGCGCAGGACGCCGAGCCGGACTATCGGATCACCTGCGTCTTCGTCGACCGGCGGTTCCGGCAGCACGGGCTGGTCACCACCGCCCTGCACGGCGCGCTCGACCTGATCGCGCAGGCCGGCGGCGGCGTGGTGGAGGGGTATCCGCACATACCCGGCGAGCGGCGGCTGTCCTCGTCGTTCCTCTACAACGGCACCCGCGCCGTGTACGAACGCGCCGGCTTCGAGTTCGTCCGCCCCAAGGGGCTGAAGAACACCGTCATGCGTCGCACCGTCGAACCGGCCTAG
- a CDS encoding ABC transporter substrate-binding protein, which produces MSANKRARQIRTIAALGASALLLAACGGAPNRETSKEVAEEFSNKIKLADDYDPNGHFSYSYSVMTPGWDPIKSVSGFDFVTLAPVYDRLAFNAPDGTVKPMLATDWETSDDGKALVMKLREGVTFSDGTPFNAEAVKVNLERAKGQGSRIATEIEQLDAVEVLDQYTVRLVADSGLGALLTAMAERPGMMVSPAAAAAGTLDTQPVGAGAYTVTSFKAGDTASYAKRAGYWDPDAQRVATMDIKLMTDDQTRLNALNSGEVDGAVMRPPQVKTAVADGLTVTAAPSSVYMYLLVNSAKEPFDDPKVREALNYAVDRVEIGDGFFEGLCTPQIQPWPKSSWAYNEEIGDGLDIWPHDVEKAKKLLKEAGVGDGFAMPAVTTNVTYTVQLSEVLQEQLSEVGIDMSIEQVPTPQVVESFSVAKTVVGNVNPYSGSADPHGVASRYLLPGSIYSVGNPPAQSTLDLALKASTPVDAKDRAPIYHEMMQDMVDNPNHMITLCQLKVLSAFNDNVSGFELGSTGFPDLRGVAVAKE; this is translated from the coding sequence GTGTCAGCGAACAAGCGTGCACGGCAGATCCGAACCATTGCGGCGCTCGGCGCCTCAGCGCTGCTGCTCGCCGCCTGCGGCGGCGCCCCGAACCGCGAGACGTCCAAGGAGGTTGCCGAAGAGTTCTCGAACAAGATCAAGCTCGCCGACGATTACGACCCCAACGGTCATTTCTCGTACTCGTACAGCGTCATGACGCCCGGCTGGGATCCGATCAAGAGCGTCTCCGGCTTCGACTTCGTCACGCTCGCCCCGGTCTACGACCGGCTGGCGTTCAATGCTCCCGACGGCACGGTCAAGCCGATGCTCGCGACCGACTGGGAAACCAGTGACGACGGCAAGGCGCTGGTGATGAAGCTGCGCGAGGGCGTGACGTTCTCCGACGGGACGCCGTTCAACGCAGAGGCCGTCAAGGTGAATCTCGAGCGCGCGAAGGGCCAGGGCAGCCGGATCGCGACCGAGATCGAGCAGCTCGACGCGGTGGAGGTCCTCGATCAGTACACCGTCAGGCTGGTCGCGGACTCCGGCCTCGGTGCGCTGCTGACGGCGATGGCCGAGCGTCCGGGCATGATGGTCTCTCCGGCGGCGGCCGCCGCCGGGACGCTGGATACGCAGCCGGTCGGCGCCGGCGCGTACACCGTGACGTCGTTCAAGGCGGGAGACACCGCGTCGTACGCCAAGCGAGCGGGGTACTGGGACCCCGACGCGCAGCGGGTCGCCACCATGGACATCAAGCTGATGACCGATGATCAGACCCGGCTCAATGCGCTGAACTCCGGTGAGGTCGACGGGGCCGTGATGCGGCCGCCGCAGGTCAAGACCGCGGTCGCCGACGGGCTGACCGTCACCGCGGCGCCGTCCTCGGTGTACATGTACCTGCTGGTGAACTCGGCGAAGGAGCCGTTCGACGATCCCAAGGTGCGCGAGGCACTGAACTACGCGGTCGACCGCGTCGAGATCGGCGACGGCTTCTTCGAGGGGCTGTGCACCCCGCAGATCCAGCCCTGGCCGAAGAGCAGCTGGGCGTACAACGAGGAGATCGGCGACGGCCTCGACATCTGGCCGCACGACGTGGAGAAGGCCAAGAAGCTGCTGAAGGAGGCGGGCGTCGGCGACGGGTTCGCGATGCCGGCCGTGACGACCAACGTCACCTACACCGTGCAGCTGTCGGAAGTGCTGCAGGAGCAGCTCAGCGAGGTCGGCATCGACATGTCGATCGAGCAGGTGCCTACGCCGCAGGTGGTGGAGAGCTTCTCGGTCGCCAAGACGGTCGTCGGCAACGTGAACCCGTATTCCGGCAGTGCCGACCCGCACGGTGTCGCCTCGCGGTACCTGCTGCCGGGATCGATCTACAGCGTCGGCAACCCTCCGGCGCAGTCCACCCTTGACCTCGCACTGAAGGCATCGACGCCGGTCGATGCAAAGGACCGGGCGCCGATCTACCACGAGATGATGCAGGACATGGTGGACAACCCGAACCACATGATCACTCTCTGCCAGCTGAAGGTGCTCAGCGCCTTCAACGACAACGTCTCCGGCTTCGAGCTCGGCTCGACGGGATTCCCCGACCTTCGGGGAGTGGCGGTCGCCAAGGAGTAG
- a CDS encoding ABC transporter permease: MTDPQLLNEAPAMAPEPGAPSDREFTIEARSRGKMVVRRFLRHKAAMAALIVFLLLMIFAFLGPVVWTKGIGPDFSGFEPPSGTHPFGTDKLGRDMLAMVMTGTQFSIFISLVVALVSTVIGVTLGAIAGYYGGWLGSLINRLVELNLILPYVVTVGVIAVYFKGNWFWVALILGLTNWMTLTRVIRGMVLSLREKEFVESARALGATNTRIIFKHIVPNTSDVIIVNTTLTIALAVLAEAALSFIGLGVQPPDTSLGLLINQTQGFLPTPHAMLFWIPLVFIVLISLCINFIGDGLRDALDPRQNRVRA, from the coding sequence TTGACTGATCCACAGCTGTTGAACGAGGCGCCGGCCATGGCGCCTGAACCGGGCGCCCCGAGCGACCGCGAATTCACCATCGAGGCGCGCAGCCGCGGCAAGATGGTCGTCCGGCGGTTCCTCCGCCACAAGGCCGCGATGGCGGCGTTGATCGTGTTCCTGCTGCTGATGATCTTCGCGTTCCTCGGCCCCGTCGTGTGGACCAAGGGCATCGGCCCGGACTTCTCCGGCTTCGAGCCGCCGTCCGGCACCCACCCGTTCGGCACGGACAAGCTCGGCCGCGACATGCTGGCCATGGTGATGACCGGGACCCAGTTCTCGATCTTCATCTCGTTGGTCGTCGCGCTGGTGTCCACCGTGATCGGCGTGACGCTCGGCGCCATCGCCGGCTACTACGGCGGCTGGCTCGGCTCGCTCATCAACCGCCTGGTCGAGCTCAACCTGATCCTGCCGTACGTCGTGACGGTCGGCGTCATCGCGGTCTACTTCAAGGGCAACTGGTTCTGGGTCGCGCTGATCCTCGGCTTGACCAACTGGATGACGCTGACCCGCGTGATCCGCGGCATGGTCCTGTCGCTGCGCGAGAAGGAGTTCGTGGAGTCCGCCCGCGCCCTGGGCGCGACGAACACGCGCATCATCTTCAAGCACATCGTCCCGAACACCTCGGACGTCATCATCGTCAACACGACCCTGACGATCGCGCTGGCGGTTCTCGCGGAGGCGGCGCTGTCATTCATCGGTCTCGGCGTCCAGCCGCCCGACACCTCGCTCGGCCTGCTGATCAACCAGACGCAGGGCTTCCTGCCGACCCCCCACGCCATGCTGTTCTGGATCCCGTTGGTGTTCATCGTGCTGATCAGCCTGTGCATCAACTTCATCGGCGACGGTCTGCGCGATGCGCTCGACCCGCGCCAGAACCGGGTGCGTGCCTGA